TCTGCCAATGTATTATAAATAGGATACGATTTTGGACATATTTGAAGAACTCCTGTTTCCAAACGGGATATTTTAACCATGGACTGCAGGAGAAAATCCAGTTTATTTATCTGGATATCGCAAGACTTTAAAAACTCCTGCTGCTTTTTCCAGGACATTGAACGCTCTCTTAAAATGGTATTATACATTTTTATGTTGGCAATGGGAGTTTTCACCTGGTGGGAAATATCAGATACCAATCTTTGTATGGCCATTTTCTCACTTATATTTTTATTGCTGTTATTTTTCATGATGTCATAGAGACGCTTTAATTTTATCTGAAGTTTTGCCATTAAGGTTTCTGTTTCTAAATTAAAGTACACCTCTTCACTGCCTTTTATCATGTTATCCAGATACACACTCATGGATTCAGAAAAATATACAATTTTACCTCTAAGGGCAGCCACAGCCAACAGGGCTATAAACTGAAAAAGAGCTGCAAATCCAAGGAGTAAAAGACGCAGACTCCATTTTTCTGTTATCTGAAATGTAACACAGCAAAAACATATAAAGGTAAAAATCCATAATACTGCCCAGCTTATATAAATACCCTTTGAAGAAGAACTATAAAACATTGCATTTTTCACCTACCCACATATAACCCATTCCATAGACAGTTTTAATATATTTATGACCTTTATTTTGTATTTTACTTCTAAGACGGTTTACATTAACAGTCAGAGCATGTTCATCAACAAAATTTCCATCATTATCCCAAAGTTTCTGCAATAAAATTTGTCTTGTGAGAACCTTGCCGCTGTTGGCAACAAAAATTTTCATAAGCCTATACTCAGAAGATGTAAGCATAAATGCTTTATTCTCTCTAATTACCATCAACTTATCAAAATCAACCATTAGATATCCATCATTGTAAATATTCCCTATGTTCTCTTTTTCACAACGTTTTAATACTGCTGCCACACGTCTTCTAAAAATCCCCACGCTAAAAGGCTTGGTTATATAGTCATCAGCACCCAATTCAAAACCTTTTATAGTATCCTTTTCCATATCACAGGCAGTGAGAAATATAAGAGGAATGTCTTTTAATTCCTTTATCCATCTGCAGAGTTCAAAGCCGCTGCCATCTGGAAGATTTATATCCAGTACAATTAAATCAAACTCAGTTTCCCTTACAGCTTCTCTGGCCTGTCCAGAACTACAAACTGTATCAACCTTATAACCTTCCCTCTCCAAATCAAAACTGAGCCCTGTGCTTAAAGCTATATTATCTTCTACTATAAGTATTCTTTTCATATAAATTTTCCTTTCATTTTTACTACAGTACTATATCTATATTGGTACCCTTCCCTAAAGTACTCTCTACATTTATACTGCCTCCCTGGACATCTATTATCTGTTTGGATATGGCCATGCCAAGTCCAGAACCTTCAACAGAAACATTGGTATTTGTACCTCTGTAATATCTTTCAAAAATGTACTTTAAATCATTCTGGGATATTCCCCTGCCATTATCTTTTATTAAAATGTGAACTCTATCTTTTTTATAAACTGAAACATCCACCCTAACTTCCTGTGGATTATGTATTATGGCATTAAAAATCAAATTGGAGATGGCTCTTCTAAATAGATTTTTATCTGTTAAAATATTTATATTTTCTCTTTCAAAATAAAGATTTATATTTCTATTTGAATATAGAGGGTGATTTAAAATTTCCACAATTATATTTTGAATAAGTATCACCACATTTACATTTTCTTTTTTTAAGGGTATAGTTCTATTTTTCAATTTATAAGTGAAATTTAAATCTTCAACTAATCCTTGAATATAGGAAGATTTATCGTATATTATTTTTGAATAATCTAAAATTTCATCCTGTGAAAAAGTGTAATCGGAATCTTTCATTATTTCAGCATATCCTTTTATAGAAGACAGGGGGGTTTTTACATCATGGGATATGGAGGAAATCCAGTTCTCCCTTACCTTTTCCATTTCTTCTCTTTTATTTTTATTTTCTTTAAGAGTTTTGCCTAAATTATTTAAATTGGCAAATACATTTTTATAAACCCCCTGTTCCATATGATTAGTTTCATAATGTCCTCTGGAAAGCTCATTTATGCTGTTAATAATAGTTTCAAGTGGCCTTCCCATTCTTTTTCCAAATATAAAATAAGAGGCAATCACTGCAATAGTAACATTTACAGCTAAAAGTACAATAAACCCTCCTCCAAAAAAATTTCTAAGTGCAGTTGGATTGAAAATAACAGTGTGTTTTGCTATACGCCAGGTAGGAAAACCTATAATATATGCAAAACTTTCATTATCATATTCTTTTTCACTTATAAATATAGAATAATTGGCTATATCATATTTATAAATATGGGCCATTTTTATGGGAGTATATACCTTTGGTACCTCCTGTGGCTTTTTAAAAGAATAGATTTCCTTAAAACTTTCATCTATTATTTGAATCCAGGCTTTATTTTTTACAAGCTCATTTTTACCTTCATCATTCAAAACAGGCTTATTATCTTCAATATCTATATATTTTGAAAAAGTCCATGTAAACTTTTCAGGATTAAATCCTGGCAAATTACTTTTGGTGTATATAATAGCGCTTCTCCATACAAACATAACTACAATAAACTCTATCATAATTATAAATACCAGAGTCACTAAAAATTTTGTTGTAAGGCTCCAATTGGTTTTAATTTTGTTCATAAATTTCATAAGCTGCTACCTCTAAATAAAAAATATTAATCTTGGGGAATATTAAACTTATATCCCAGTCCCTTTACAGTAACTATATATTGAGGCTTTGAGGGATTACTTTCTAATTTTTGTCTAAGCTTTCTCATATGAACCATTATGGTATTGTCATATCCTTCATAATTATCATTCCACACCTCATCACATATCATCTCCTTTGTCAATATCTGATTGGCATTTTGCGTCATATAACATAAAAGATGATACTCTTTAGGGGTAAGTGTAATATTTTTGCCGCTCTTTAACACTTCTCCCTTTTTAAAATCAATAATTAAATCTCCAAAGCATATTTTCTCCTTCTTCATGGTAAGTTCATTTTTTATGTATATATTTCTCCTTAAGTGAGCTTTAATTCTAAACACAACTTCTTTAGGGCTGAAAGGTTTTGTTACATAATCATCTGCTCCCAGTCCAAGAGCCAGTATTTTATCTATATGGTCACCTCTGGCAGATAAAAAAATAACAGGTACATAAGAAAACTCTCTGATAGCCCTGCAAACTTCAAAACCATCCATATCCTCCATCATAACATCTAAAACTACTATATCAGGTTTTTCATTTTTACATAAATTTATGCCATCTGTGCCCTTTAAAGCTTTAAATATCCTCTTGAAGCCTTCTTTTCTGAGAACCGTCTCCATAAGTTTCAACAATTCTATTTCATCATCAATTAAAAGAATTTTTTTATCTAAAATTTCATCATACATATTAGTCCTCCAATATGAATATTATCTGCCTCAATTATAACATTATTTAATATTTTTGATTTACACATCAAAATTTTAAGGTTCTCATAAGGTTCCTATAAGCAGAACTTAAGCTTGAACTTATATTATAAACTCACAATGAATTAAAGGAGAAAAAATTATGTCAGAAAAAATTATAGAGACTAAAAACTTAACCAAGGAATTTAAAGATTTTAAGGCAGTAGACAAGCTGAGCCTTACAGTGAAAAAAGGTAGGGTATATGGATTTCTGGGGCCAAACGGTGCTGGAAAATCTACAACCATAAGAATGCTCCTGGGACTTATAACACCTACAAAAGGACAAATTAAAATATTTGATAAAAATTTAAAGGAAAACAGACTGACCATTTTGAGAAAAATTGGCTCTCTGGTTGAATCTCCCTCCTATTATGGAAATTTAACTGCCTATGAAAATCTGGAAGTAACAGCAAAACTTTTGGAACTCGATTATAAATACATTGATGAAGTTTTAGATTTTGTAAAACTTACTGAATGGAAGGATAGACAATGCAAAAAATTTTCTCTTGGAATGAAGCAAAGACTTGGAATTGCCCAGGCACTTATATCAAAGCCGGAACTCTTAATATTGGACGAGCCTACTAATGGACTTGACCCCTCTGGAATTCATGAAATAAGGGAGCTTATAAAAAATCTTCCTAAAATTTATAATATGACAGTAATTATATCCAGCCATAATTTAAGTGAAATTGAACTTACAGCAGATGACATAGGTATCATAAACAGAGGAAATATGTTGTTTCAAGGTACCCTTGAAGAACTTCACTCAAGAAGTAAAGGTGAAATCTGTATAGGAGTGAAGGACTTGAAAAAAGCAGCCCATACATTGAATGATCATGGCTATAAATACAAAATAAAAGATGATGATATTTTTGTAAAACCCCTGGAAGTGGAGCCTTATGAAATCTTAAAGCAATTAATATTAAATGACAACAGAGTATTTAAATTTATAGAAGTACAAAAATCTCTTGAAGAAATATTTCTTCTTCTCACCGAAGGGGGAAAAAATATATGAGCTTTATATGTGTTTTAAAATCTGAATTGGCAAAGTATAAAAAATCCCTGTTGTGGAAAGGTGTATTTTTTATTCCCATATTTTCATCTATTCTTTTATTTATAGATCTTCATCTAAGATATGATTATTTAATGGAAAACAGTAGAATAAGGGAATTAGCTCAAATAGGAATTTATAATAAAATGGATGTTCTGCTTTATGAAAATCATTTATCTACATTGTGGTTCATACTTTTAAATTTATCTGTGGTAGTAATAGCTTTTATTGTAAACTACATGGAATACAGTGAAAATACCTGGAAACAAATAGTGGCAAGACCTGTAAAAAGAATGAAAATTTATCTATCCAAATGGATTATAGTATTTACAGCCTCAGTTGCTTTAATAGCTTTAAATGGGGTTTTTGTAATACTTATAAAAAAGTTCTTTGGAATTGAAGGAAATTCTGCATTGATTTTTAAATATGTACTTCTGGAAATTGCTGCAGTCTCAGGAGTAGTAAGTTTCCAGCAGTTTATAAGCTGCTACATCAAAAATTCCTTAGTTGCCGCTGCCATAGGATTTGCAGGTACTATAGGATCATATATGCTTGCACAGAGTAAGATACTTGGAAATATAAATCCATTTTCCTGTGTTTTAAGATCACTTCCTCTAGGGGACATGAATGATGCCCATGCAGCTGCCATTTTTGGAGCAATCTCAGGTATATTATGGCTTATCATAGGAATTTTAGAATTTAATAGAAGGGATATCAAATAGGTGGTGTATAAAATGAAGAATATATATAAAGTGGAATTATTAAAATTAAAACATTCAAAAATACTGGGCATAGTTATGTTTTTGCCTTTGTTTTTCGTAATCCTAGGCTTTGCAAATTTCCTAAGATACAGGGATCTCTTCACATCAAAAGGTCAGAACATATGGCAGCAGGTATACACTCAAAGTTCCATGTTTTATGGACTATTTCTCATGGCTTTATTTATTACTATTTTAGTTGCAGTTTTAGTGAGAATAGAAAACAGTGGAGATAACTTTAAAAGAATACTTGCATTACCTGTAAAAAGAAGTGATATATACATATCAAAACTATTTATAGGCTGCGGTATGGTACTTTTAAATCTTTTTGTATTTACTCTACTTATAATTGCTGCAGGAATAATTGCAGCACCCCATAATGAGAGTATGCCAAGAGAGATTATATATTCTCCCCTGTTGTGCTTTATAGCTTCACTTCCTGTTATAGCAATTCAATATTACTTTACCATGAAATTTGAAAACATTGCAGTTCCTTTAGGAGTAGGAGTGGTATTTTCTCTTCCATCAGTGCTTATAAACAACACCAGATACTGGATATTATTTCCCTGGGCTTATCCTGGAAGGGCACTTTTAAATGGTTCAAATTTAAATTTTCCCTGCCCCAATTATATGTATATAATATCTCTGGCGGTATTTGTTATTTTTATAATTGTTGGCATGTATGAATTCAATAAAAAAGATATATGATTTTTATGAATTAATTTTCAGTTTTATGTTGTATAAATTGCTTTTTTTTACTATAATTAAAACTACTGCTAAAGGATAGGAGTGATCATTATGTCTTACGTTGATTCCGTACTGGAAGAACTCATTAAAAAAGATGCCCCGCAAAAAGAGTTTATTCAGGCTGTCACAGAAGTTCTGAATTCTATTAGACCTGTAATTGATTCCAACAGCCACTTCAAAGAGATGGGACTTTTGGAACGTATAGTGGAGCCGGAACGAGTTTTGATGTTTCGTGTACCCTGGATGGATGACAATAAAAAAGTAAGGGTAAACCGTGGATTTCGTGTGCAATTCAACAGTGCCATTGGCCCTTATAAAGGAGGACTTCGTTTTCACCCTTCTGTTAATCTAAGTATCATCAAATTTCTTGGTTTTGAGCAGATCTTTAAAAATTCACTGACCGGTATGCCTATTGGAGGCGGTAAAGGCGGTGCAGATTTTGATCCCAAAGGTAAATCCGACCATGAAATAATGGTATTTTGTCAGAGTTTCATGACTGAACTCTTTCATCATATAGGACCAGATACAGATGTACCTGCCGGTGATATTGGTGTTGGAAGTCGTGAAATTGGATATTTGTATGGTCAGTATAAAAGATTAACTAATCGTTTTCACGGCGTTTTAACTGGTAAAGGGTTAACTTACGGGGGATCATTAGCCCGCACTCAGGCAACTGGTTATGGTGTAATTTATTTCGCAGAAGAAATGCTGAAAATTAAAAACGATTCCATTAAAAACAAGAAAATTATTATTTCAGGTTCAGGCAATGTAGCTATCTATGCTGCAGAAAAAGCCGCAGCATTAGACGGTAAAGTCATAGCACTTAGTGATTCCACAGGGTGGATATATGATAAAGAAGGGATAGATTTAGAAACAGTGAAAAAAATCAAGCTGGTTAACCACAGCCGTCTCAGAGATTATATATCCATTCACAAAAATGCAGAATATCACAGAGGTAAAGGTATATGGTCCATTCCTTGTGATATTGCCCTGCCTTGTGCTACACAAAATGAACTGGATGCAAAAGATGCCTCAAATCTCATTAAAAATGGTGTAAAAATGGTTGTTGAAGGTGCAAATATGCCTATAACCATTGAGGCCATACAACTTTTACAAAGTGAAGGAATACTCTATGCCCCTGGAAAAGCAGCCAATGCCGGCGGAGTGGCAACTTCCGCACTGGAAATGAGTCAAAATTCCATCCGTACAAGCTGGACTTTTTATGAAGTTGATACCCGCCTGCGCCACATTATGTCCAGCATCCATGAGCATACCTACGATGCAGCAGAAGCTTATGGTCACAAAGGAAACTATTTAGTTGGTGCCAATATAGCTGGCTTTCTAAAAGTAGCAGAAGCTATGATGGAGCAGGGAATAGTTTAATTTTAAAAGCAGCTATTACTACTTGCAGTAATAGCTACTTTTCATAAATTACTTTTATTATATCACAAAAAAATCAAATGATTCATCTCCAATTGTAATAATATTCTATATAATTGACAATATCTTTTTTATTAAGTATTATATATTTAGATGCAAACCATTTGCATCTAAATATTATTTTTTAAGGAGTGAAAATACAAGTGTGTAAAAAATACAAGCTATGCAAAATAGTATTATGCTCTTTTCTAATTACTTC
This window of the Clostridium kluyveri DSM 555 genome carries:
- a CDS encoding sensor histidine kinase, with translation MFYSSSSKGIYISWAVLWIFTFICFCCVTFQITEKWSLRLLLLGFAALFQFIALLAVAALRGKIVYFSESMSVYLDNMIKGSEEVYFNLETETLMAKLQIKLKRLYDIMKNNSNKNISEKMAIQRLVSDISHQVKTPIANIKMYNTILRERSMSWKKQQEFLKSCDIQINKLDFLLQSMVKISRLETGVLQICPKSYPIYNTLAEALGEVLVNAEKKNIHISVQCDSLLVVNHDKKWTSEALYNILDNAVKYTEKGGSIEIKVDKWEFYTKIDIKDTGKGICEKNQGAIFKRFYREPEVHDEEGIGIGLYLSREIITLQKGYIQVKSKPGQGSVFSVFIPNY
- a CDS encoding ABC transporter ATP-binding protein, whose translation is MSEKIIETKNLTKEFKDFKAVDKLSLTVKKGRVYGFLGPNGAGKSTTIRMLLGLITPTKGQIKIFDKNLKENRLTILRKIGSLVESPSYYGNLTAYENLEVTAKLLELDYKYIDEVLDFVKLTEWKDRQCKKFSLGMKQRLGIAQALISKPELLILDEPTNGLDPSGIHEIRELIKNLPKIYNMTVIISSHNLSEIELTADDIGIINRGNMLFQGTLEELHSRSKGEICIGVKDLKKAAHTLNDHGYKYKIKDDDIFVKPLEVEPYEILKQLILNDNRVFKFIEVQKSLEEIFLLLTEGGKNI
- the gdhA gene encoding NADP-specific glutamate dehydrogenase, whose product is MSYVDSVLEELIKKDAPQKEFIQAVTEVLNSIRPVIDSNSHFKEMGLLERIVEPERVLMFRVPWMDDNKKVRVNRGFRVQFNSAIGPYKGGLRFHPSVNLSIIKFLGFEQIFKNSLTGMPIGGGKGGADFDPKGKSDHEIMVFCQSFMTELFHHIGPDTDVPAGDIGVGSREIGYLYGQYKRLTNRFHGVLTGKGLTYGGSLARTQATGYGVIYFAEEMLKIKNDSIKNKKIIISGSGNVAIYAAEKAAALDGKVIALSDSTGWIYDKEGIDLETVKKIKLVNHSRLRDYISIHKNAEYHRGKGIWSIPCDIALPCATQNELDAKDASNLIKNGVKMVVEGANMPITIEAIQLLQSEGILYAPGKAANAGGVATSALEMSQNSIRTSWTFYEVDTRLRHIMSSIHEHTYDAAEAYGHKGNYLVGANIAGFLKVAEAMMEQGIV
- a CDS encoding HAMP domain-containing sensor histidine kinase; translated protein: MNKIKTNWSLTTKFLVTLVFIIMIEFIVVMFVWRSAIIYTKSNLPGFNPEKFTWTFSKYIDIEDNKPVLNDEGKNELVKNKAWIQIIDESFKEIYSFKKPQEVPKVYTPIKMAHIYKYDIANYSIFISEKEYDNESFAYIIGFPTWRIAKHTVIFNPTALRNFFGGGFIVLLAVNVTIAVIASYFIFGKRMGRPLETIINSINELSRGHYETNHMEQGVYKNVFANLNNLGKTLKENKNKREEMEKVRENWISSISHDVKTPLSSIKGYAEIMKDSDYTFSQDEILDYSKIIYDKSSYIQGLVEDLNFTYKLKNRTIPLKKENVNVVILIQNIIVEILNHPLYSNRNINLYFERENINILTDKNLFRRAISNLIFNAIIHNPQEVRVDVSVYKKDRVHILIKDNGRGISQNDLKYIFERYYRGTNTNVSVEGSGLGMAISKQIIDVQGGSINVESTLGKGTNIDIVL
- a CDS encoding response regulator transcription factor encodes the protein MYDEILDKKILLIDDEIELLKLMETVLRKEGFKRIFKALKGTDGINLCKNEKPDIVVLDVMMEDMDGFEVCRAIREFSYVPVIFLSARGDHIDKILALGLGADDYVTKPFSPKEVVFRIKAHLRRNIYIKNELTMKKEKICFGDLIIDFKKGEVLKSGKNITLTPKEYHLLCYMTQNANQILTKEMICDEVWNDNYEGYDNTIMVHMRKLRQKLESNPSKPQYIVTVKGLGYKFNIPQD
- a CDS encoding response regulator transcription factor, which encodes MKRILIVEDNIALSTGLSFDLEREGYKVDTVCSSGQAREAVRETEFDLIVLDINLPDGSGFELCRWIKELKDIPLIFLTACDMEKDTIKGFELGADDYITKPFSVGIFRRRVAAVLKRCEKENIGNIYNDGYLMVDFDKLMVIRENKAFMLTSSEYRLMKIFVANSGKVLTRQILLQKLWDNDGNFVDEHALTVNVNRLRSKIQNKGHKYIKTVYGMGYMWVGEKCNVL
- a CDS encoding ABC transporter permease; translated protein: MKNIYKVELLKLKHSKILGIVMFLPLFFVILGFANFLRYRDLFTSKGQNIWQQVYTQSSMFYGLFLMALFITILVAVLVRIENSGDNFKRILALPVKRSDIYISKLFIGCGMVLLNLFVFTLLIIAAGIIAAPHNESMPREIIYSPLLCFIASLPVIAIQYYFTMKFENIAVPLGVGVVFSLPSVLINNTRYWILFPWAYPGRALLNGSNLNFPCPNYMYIISLAVFVIFIIVGMYEFNKKDI
- a CDS encoding ABC transporter permease; the encoded protein is MSFICVLKSELAKYKKSLLWKGVFFIPIFSSILLFIDLHLRYDYLMENSRIRELAQIGIYNKMDVLLYENHLSTLWFILLNLSVVVIAFIVNYMEYSENTWKQIVARPVKRMKIYLSKWIIVFTASVALIALNGVFVILIKKFFGIEGNSALIFKYVLLEIAAVSGVVSFQQFISCYIKNSLVAAAIGFAGTIGSYMLAQSKILGNINPFSCVLRSLPLGDMNDAHAAAIFGAISGILWLIIGILEFNRRDIK